GTTTATTGTGTTCTGGTTTATAATCGAAAGCAGATATTCTGTCGTTTAATTATTTCAAGGGAAAAAGTTTTAATGCTTTTAAGtggctttttaaaataaaactcttaATGTAATTAGCACAACCTTCCAACAAATCatgaataatatgtacatcataaaaatcaattacaaatataatgtaatatgaataaaatgtgttacattttttaaataaatattagaatattagaatattttgtatttttggactttttgtccaacttttttcaaaataaactttttgacAGATTATCAATCTGATTTTTTTgacaagttatattatattaataacatgtaTGTTTTGTATGCTTACAGACGCACATTCTACACATTGCGAATCGTACGAATATCAAGCATACATCTGGGGATATTTACATAACTTGTGCTGTACCTGTGtgtcaataaaaatgaaagcaATATATTCTGTCGTTTTTTACACATCGTTAGCAATTGCATTATCTTCACCCAATGTTTCCACGTTCTGTGGAAACGATGAACAGATCGAAGATTTAAGAACGGCGTTAATAACACAGGAATCCATTTACACAGCATTAACAACACTGAGCGCAATACCGATAACCGGTGCGACGTTAGCGTTTGCGCAAGTGATGATGTCAAGCCGGTTTGCTTTGCGTTTGCAAGAAGGATTTGATGAAATGGAAAGTTCGTTAAATAAGGATCACAGAGACTACAAACAGTGTTCAGAAATCTTGGAAATGTCAGTAACAGCAACCGCAGTCATGAAATCAATTAGTTTTGGATTCTCTCTGACATCAATGATACCGGGTGTCGGTTTGGCATTATTAATTCCGAGGTTATTTACATCGATATCTGCTATGGCAATTATAAGAGAAAGATTAGCAGTTTGGCAAAATG
This genomic window from Metopolophium dirhodum isolate CAU chromosome 1, ASM1992520v1, whole genome shotgun sequence contains:
- the LOC132934128 gene encoding uncharacterized protein LOC132934128, producing the protein MKAIYSVVFYTSLAIALSSPNVSTFCGNDEQIEDLRTALITQESIYTALTTLSAIPITGATLAFAQVMMSSRFALRLQEGFDEMESSLNKDHRDYKQCSEILEMSVTATAVMKSISFGFSLTSMIPGVGLALLIPRLFTSISAMAIIRERLAVWQNAGCQYATTRDCNI